From the Anaerolineales bacterium genome, one window contains:
- a CDS encoding FAD-binding oxidoreductase, translating to MSQRRAEVVICGAGILGISAAFFLTKLGLRQIVLVDPQAPLTLTSDKSTECYRNWWPGPGDAMVALMNRSIGLMEEMAVQNGNLFNLNRRGYLYVSTAADGLERLQ from the coding sequence ATGAGCCAACGCCGGGCCGAAGTGGTCATCTGCGGAGCCGGCATCCTGGGCATATCCGCCGCCTTTTTTCTGACCAAGCTCGGCCTGCGCCAGATCGTGCTGGTGGACCCGCAGGCGCCCCTGACTCTGACATCCGACAAATCGACAGAGTGCTACCGCAACTGGTGGCCCGGTCCAGGCGATGCCATGGTGGCGCTGATGAACCGCAGCATCGGCCTGATGGAAGAAATGGCCGTGCAAAATGGCAACCTCTTCAACCTGAACCGGCGCGGCTATCTGTATGTCAGCACGGCCGCAGACGGGTTGGAGCGCCTGCAG